From a region of the Thermomicrobium roseum DSM 5159 genome:
- a CDS encoding ATP-binding protein: protein MDVPVGHPNFGRIIPCECKIREREAKLLRQYLELSGLEQLEDWTFESFDPTVPGVADAYRIALEYARNPDGWLLLMGGFGCGKTHLAAAIANYVLHHQRLFPLFTVVPDLLDYLRATFAPDRTDSYDNRFEQVRNAGLLVLDDLGTEHTTPWATEKLFQIINYRYNQRKPTVITTNRDLDDLDERIRSRLCDRAICRAVFIRAGDYRLRRSRLSS from the coding sequence ATGGACGTGCCGGTCGGTCACCCGAACTTCGGCCGGATCATTCCGTGCGAGTGCAAGATCCGCGAACGCGAAGCAAAACTGCTCCGCCAGTACTTGGAACTGAGTGGGCTCGAACAGCTCGAGGACTGGACCTTCGAATCGTTCGATCCAACCGTGCCGGGCGTCGCCGATGCCTATCGGATCGCACTCGAGTATGCCCGTAACCCGGATGGATGGCTGCTTCTCATGGGTGGTTTCGGGTGCGGGAAGACTCATCTCGCTGCGGCAATCGCGAACTACGTACTCCACCATCAGCGGCTCTTCCCCCTCTTTACCGTCGTGCCCGATCTCTTGGATTACCTGCGTGCCACCTTCGCACCCGACCGAACCGACAGTTACGACAATCGCTTCGAGCAAGTGCGCAATGCGGGCCTGCTCGTCCTCGATGACCTCGGAACCGAGCACACGACACCTTGGGCGACCGAGAAGTTGTTTCAGATCATCAATTACCGGTACAACCAGCGAAAGCCGACTGTCATCACGACGAACCGCGATCTCGATGATCTCGACGAGCGAATCCGTTCTCGTCTGTGCGACCGGGCGATTTGCCGCGCGGTTTTCATTCGCGCTGGCGATTATCGGCTTCGGCGCTCTCGCCTCTCCTCCTGA
- the rplI gene encoding 50S ribosomal protein L9, with the protein MKVILLRDVPNVGKAGTIQSVSDGFARNYLIPQRLAEPATPDRVAVAQARLAAQRRRIERAEQALRDLAQRLEGFRVVIPARVGESGRLYGSITGRDIAERLSQLVGHEIDRRAVELEEPIRSLGEHRVPIHLVGSLRPTVIVEVVPEEGGRAGENE; encoded by the coding sequence ATGAAGGTCATCTTGCTCCGCGATGTTCCCAACGTCGGAAAGGCCGGCACGATCCAGAGCGTGTCCGATGGGTTTGCCCGCAATTACCTGATCCCCCAGCGGCTCGCCGAACCAGCAACCCCTGACCGTGTTGCGGTCGCGCAAGCACGGCTCGCGGCGCAGCGTCGCCGGATCGAACGGGCCGAGCAGGCACTCCGCGACCTCGCCCAGCGCCTCGAGGGATTCCGTGTGGTTATCCCAGCCCGCGTCGGTGAGAGCGGACGACTCTACGGGTCCATCACGGGACGCGACATCGCCGAACGACTCAGCCAGCTGGTCGGTCACGAGATCGACCGACGGGCAGTCGAGCTAGAAGAACCGATCCGCTCGCTCGGCGAACACCGGGTCCCGATTCACCTGGTCGGCAGTCTTCGCCCCACCGTGATCGTCGAGGTCGTACCAGAAGAAGGCGGTCGAGCTGGCGAGAACGAATGA
- a CDS encoding FmdB family zinc ribbon protein: MPIYEYECTTCGHRFEVKQRFSDEPVASCPSCGNAVRRLLYPAGIIFKGSGFYITDYKRSGSSNGKSESSSETVSSSSKDD, encoded by the coding sequence ATGCCGATCTACGAATACGAATGCACGACCTGTGGCCATCGCTTCGAGGTCAAGCAGCGCTTCTCTGACGAACCAGTCGCCAGTTGCCCGAGTTGCGGCAACGCTGTCCGTCGTTTGCTCTATCCCGCCGGGATCATCTTCAAGGGATCCGGCTTTTACATCACGGACTACAAGCGTTCCGGAAGCTCTAACGGGAAGAGCGAAAGCAGCTCGGAGACCGTCTCGTCCAGCTCCAAGGATGACTGA
- the cdaA gene encoding diadenylate cyclase CdaA: MPELPWIFTRIDLRALVDILSVTLIFYWLLWVIQGTRAAQLVRGLVIFVILVVGAANLFHLQALNWLLSQALPALIVAIPVVFQPELRRALERLGHTGAWLRAPLGSHEPQTEETIEEITKAVAQLARLHYGALIVIERETGLQDYADRGIPLDAALTQQLLVNIFFPNSPLHDGAVIIRGNRILAAGCVLPLSENLTDPQLGTRHRAGVGITEESDAIAIIVSEESGQISLAVNGRLYRNIDIERLRRALRALLHVEGTGRRRLSTLLASSASGTDAPDAKRRREPTGATTREDTPASPSRMG; the protein is encoded by the coding sequence ATGCCCGAGCTACCCTGGATTTTCACCCGCATCGATCTGCGGGCCCTGGTGGATATACTGTCTGTGACCCTCATTTTCTATTGGCTCTTGTGGGTCATCCAGGGAACGAGAGCCGCCCAGCTCGTCCGTGGTCTCGTCATTTTCGTTATCCTCGTGGTCGGCGCAGCGAACCTCTTCCATCTCCAGGCGTTGAACTGGCTTTTGAGCCAGGCACTCCCAGCGCTCATCGTCGCGATACCGGTGGTTTTCCAGCCCGAGCTGCGCCGCGCACTCGAGCGGCTCGGGCATACTGGGGCTTGGCTACGCGCCCCTTTAGGTAGTCACGAACCGCAGACGGAGGAAACGATCGAGGAGATTACCAAGGCTGTCGCGCAGTTGGCCCGGCTCCATTATGGTGCCCTCATCGTCATCGAGCGTGAGACGGGTCTTCAAGACTACGCGGATCGTGGCATCCCCCTCGATGCGGCCCTCACACAACAACTCTTGGTCAACATCTTCTTCCCGAACTCGCCGCTGCACGACGGAGCGGTTATCATCCGTGGCAACCGGATACTCGCTGCCGGGTGTGTTCTGCCCCTCAGCGAGAACTTGACCGATCCCCAACTCGGCACACGCCACCGCGCCGGCGTCGGCATTACCGAGGAGTCGGATGCCATCGCGATCATCGTCTCGGAGGAGAGTGGACAGATTTCTCTCGCCGTGAATGGCCGGTTGTATCGAAACATCGATATCGAACGCCTTCGCCGTGCCTTGCGCGCACTCCTCCATGTCGAAGGAACCGGCCGACGACGTCTCTCGACCTTGCTAGCGTCATCCGCGAGCGGTACAGACGCTCCCGATGCGAAACGAAGAAGGGAACCGACCGGTGCAACGACGCGCGAGGATACTCCGGCCTCTCCGTCACGCATGGGCTAG
- a CDS encoding YbbR-like domain-containing protein, whose translation MQRRARILRPLRHAWASVRPSLRRETVARLALAFVLAFGLWAWVEATNDPETQRTISNVPVLPRGLSPQLVVTSELPTVTVRIQGAQSRVQSFESGAIQAWIDLRDVDSPGTYIRPVRVQLPSRLRLREVVPQEVTVQIDRLVERGDVPVQVIFTGQIPPNLQVLSTTLDPATVIVRGPQQRVENIARVTAPLQLAGRTESFQESVTLIPVDANGVTVPGITVEPSTAVVSVQLRVRGQVRRVVPTIVGADKLAPGYELAGPPTVFPSDEVVIEGPESALAAIPYLTTTPIDVSGWSESRILWDVPIDTSRLPSGVTVDPKTVNVSVQIRRAEETRSLQGLPITVVNARPGTTVELTPSTVDLEVSGPSTVLEQLKPGDILVIVDVENAEQGIYQLPVRVTLPPEVRYERLSPQVVQVTIRSVQPTPSPTP comes from the coding sequence GTGCAACGACGCGCGAGGATACTCCGGCCTCTCCGTCACGCATGGGCTAGCGTGCGACCATCGCTGCGTCGGGAGACTGTCGCTCGCCTCGCGCTCGCTTTCGTTCTCGCCTTCGGGCTCTGGGCTTGGGTCGAAGCGACGAACGATCCGGAGACGCAACGGACGATCTCGAACGTGCCTGTCTTGCCCCGTGGCCTTTCTCCTCAACTCGTCGTCACCAGCGAATTGCCGACCGTAACCGTCCGGATCCAGGGTGCGCAGAGTCGTGTCCAATCGTTCGAAAGCGGCGCCATCCAAGCGTGGATCGACCTGCGTGATGTCGACAGTCCAGGAACATACATCCGGCCAGTGCGTGTTCAGCTTCCCAGCCGATTACGCCTCCGCGAGGTTGTTCCCCAGGAAGTAACGGTTCAGATCGACCGTCTCGTGGAACGTGGCGACGTGCCGGTCCAGGTCATCTTTACTGGCCAAATTCCACCCAATCTCCAGGTGCTCTCCACAACTCTTGACCCAGCGACGGTGATCGTTCGGGGTCCGCAACAGCGGGTAGAGAACATTGCCCGCGTGACGGCTCCGCTCCAACTAGCCGGTCGGACGGAAAGTTTCCAGGAGAGTGTTACCCTCATCCCAGTCGATGCCAACGGTGTGACTGTGCCGGGTATCACCGTCGAGCCATCGACGGCGGTCGTCTCGGTGCAACTGCGCGTGCGCGGCCAAGTGCGAAGGGTTGTCCCGACCATCGTCGGTGCAGACAAACTCGCCCCCGGGTACGAACTCGCTGGTCCTCCGACAGTGTTTCCCTCTGACGAGGTCGTCATCGAAGGCCCCGAGTCAGCACTCGCTGCCATTCCATATCTCACGACCACGCCGATCGATGTGTCAGGATGGAGCGAGTCTCGTATCCTGTGGGACGTTCCTATCGATACGTCGAGGCTTCCTTCGGGGGTTACAGTGGATCCGAAGACGGTCAACGTCTCCGTCCAGATTCGGCGAGCTGAGGAAACCCGATCACTTCAAGGTCTCCCGATCACTGTGGTGAACGCGCGTCCGGGGACCACCGTCGAGCTTACACCGAGCACAGTCGATCTCGAAGTGAGTGGACCGAGTACCGTGCTCGAGCAGCTGAAGCCGGGTGATATCCTGGTCATCGTCGATGTCGAGAATGCCGAGCAGGGAATTTATCAGCTTCCCGTTCGAGTGACGCTTCCGCCCGAGGTTCGGTACGAGCGTCTCTCCCCCCAAGTGGTGCAAGTGACCATCCGGTCAGTGCAACCAACGCCGTCTCCCACACCGTGA
- a CDS encoding DUF4258 domain-containing protein, whose amino-acid sequence MTDHARERCAERGIRPAQIEFVLKYGRLFHGPDCLVVYFGHREVQQHRARGSWIERLEGLTIVLKPDGRTVCTAYKNRSGLRGAGRKRDVLFAETA is encoded by the coding sequence TTGACTGACCACGCTCGCGAGCGTTGTGCGGAGCGGGGAATCCGACCCGCGCAAATCGAGTTCGTGCTGAAGTACGGGCGCCTTTTCCATGGACCGGATTGTCTGGTCGTCTATTTCGGGCACCGTGAAGTTCAGCAGCATCGAGCGAGAGGCAGTTGGATCGAGCGTCTGGAAGGTTTGACGATCGTGCTGAAGCCTGATGGCCGCACGGTCTGCACAGCGTACAAGAACCGCAGTGGGCTGCGGGGAGCTGGACGCAAGCGGGACGTGCTCTTCGCCGAGACTGCCTGA
- a CDS encoding DnaD domain-containing protein, translated as MERDAVGVPGCLPIDLAERLISQARDVATIKVVLATARLATLHGSSAIPIAALLSDSALRRGIRPGGTDRSPDQEIQRAIEVAVARGFLVRLRSSAPSGGTSEWVALATLSTIATARRDPAALLPIRLDIQQRIDVERPNVFALYEQNIGPLTPLIAEQLAEAIERYPAAWVEAAIVEAVHYGRRNWRYVQRILERWATEGRDHETHPRDQRARQLDPDKYLRGKYAPLFSETD; from the coding sequence ATGGAGCGTGATGCGGTCGGTGTGCCCGGTTGTCTTCCCATCGATCTGGCCGAACGCTTGATCAGTCAAGCGCGTGATGTCGCAACGATCAAGGTCGTACTCGCGACTGCCCGGCTCGCGACCCTCCACGGCAGTTCAGCGATACCGATTGCCGCGCTCCTCAGTGATTCGGCTTTGCGTCGTGGTATCCGTCCTGGGGGTACGGATCGCTCTCCGGATCAAGAAATCCAGCGAGCGATCGAGGTCGCTGTTGCCCGCGGTTTTCTCGTGCGGCTGCGCAGTTCTGCACCGAGTGGTGGCACGAGCGAATGGGTCGCGTTGGCCACTCTTTCGACGATCGCGACGGCACGGCGCGATCCGGCTGCTCTCCTTCCTATCCGGCTGGATATCCAACAGCGCATCGATGTCGAGCGGCCGAACGTCTTCGCTTTGTACGAGCAGAATATTGGGCCACTGACGCCACTCATCGCTGAGCAACTCGCTGAGGCGATCGAACGCTACCCAGCAGCGTGGGTTGAGGCAGCCATCGTCGAAGCAGTACACTACGGTCGCCGGAACTGGCGCTATGTCCAGCGGATCCTCGAGCGTTGGGCCACCGAAGGACGTGACCATGAGACCCATCCGCGAGATCAACGCGCTCGCCAGCTCGATCCCGATAAGTATCTCCGAGGCAAGTACGCCCCCCTCTTCAGCGAGACCGACTGA
- the dnaB gene encoding replicative DNA helicase: protein MTSTTAEAIERLPPHNIEAEQAVLGSLLIDRDAIIRVASFLRPDDFFRGSHSIIYQALLDLYNRRVPADFVTVVDELERTGRLDDAGGVAYLTELLSVVPSAVHVEYYARIVERTATLRRLIGAGTEIVRLGFDERIEADEAIERAERLIFDVSQRRASRDFVSVGQVLEQFFEKLDYIQQHRGEVIGVPTGFADLDKLTGGLQRSDLIILAARPSVGKTSFQLSIAHHAAVKAGKVVAIFSLEMSAEQLVQRLLAMETGIDTHRLRLGYIDEQEWDAISRAFGRLAEARIFIDDTPGISVMELRSKARRLMAEHGLDLVIVDYLQLMHARRAENRVQEISEISRGLKALARELNVPVLALSQLSRAVETRTDHRPLLSDLRESGSLEQDADVVIFIYRDEIYNPDTDRRGIAEIIVAKHRNGPTDTVHLRFFDRTARFADLELYREPGA from the coding sequence ATGACGAGCACGACTGCCGAGGCCATCGAGCGGTTACCGCCGCACAATATCGAGGCCGAGCAGGCCGTGCTCGGTAGCCTGCTCATCGATCGCGACGCCATCATTCGGGTTGCTTCCTTCCTCCGACCTGACGATTTCTTTCGCGGGAGCCATAGTATCATCTACCAGGCTCTGCTCGACCTTTACAACCGGCGGGTACCCGCCGACTTCGTGACGGTCGTCGACGAACTCGAACGGACCGGACGCCTCGACGATGCCGGCGGCGTCGCCTACCTCACTGAGCTCCTCAGCGTGGTGCCGAGCGCCGTCCACGTCGAATACTATGCTCGGATCGTCGAGCGCACAGCGACTTTGCGCCGACTGATCGGCGCTGGAACGGAAATCGTTCGCCTCGGCTTCGACGAACGAATCGAAGCGGACGAAGCGATCGAGCGAGCCGAGCGCCTCATCTTCGATGTCTCGCAGCGCCGAGCGAGTCGTGACTTCGTTTCCGTCGGTCAAGTGCTCGAGCAGTTCTTCGAGAAGCTCGACTATATCCAGCAGCACCGCGGCGAAGTCATCGGCGTTCCCACCGGGTTCGCCGATCTGGACAAACTCACTGGAGGACTCCAACGCTCGGACTTGATCATCCTGGCGGCACGCCCCTCGGTGGGAAAGACGTCCTTCCAGCTCAGCATCGCCCATCATGCCGCCGTCAAGGCGGGCAAAGTGGTCGCCATCTTTAGCCTCGAAATGTCGGCTGAACAACTCGTCCAGCGCCTCTTAGCTATGGAGACAGGAATCGATACGCACCGGCTCCGTCTCGGCTATATCGACGAGCAAGAGTGGGACGCGATCTCGCGAGCCTTCGGTCGCTTGGCTGAAGCTAGGATCTTCATCGACGATACGCCCGGAATCAGCGTCATGGAACTCCGCAGCAAGGCTCGACGCCTGATGGCCGAGCACGGCCTCGACCTCGTGATCGTCGATTACCTTCAGCTGATGCACGCCCGCCGAGCTGAAAACCGCGTCCAGGAGATTTCGGAAATCTCGCGCGGACTCAAAGCGCTGGCCCGTGAACTCAACGTGCCTGTCCTGGCCCTGTCGCAGCTCTCTCGAGCCGTTGAGACGCGAACGGATCATCGGCCGCTCCTGAGCGACCTGCGGGAGAGCGGTAGCCTGGAACAAGATGCGGATGTCGTCATCTTCATTTACCGGGACGAGATTTACAACCCCGACACCGACCGTCGGGGAATCGCCGAAATCATCGTGGCCAAGCACCGGAACGGACCGACGGATACCGTGCACCTTCGCTTCTTCGATCGAACAGCTCGCTTTGCCGATCTCGAACTCTATCGCGAACCCGGTGCGTGA
- the cysS gene encoding cysteine--tRNA ligase has product MRVTNTLTREKEQFETLEPGHVRMYVCGPTVYSDAHIGHAMSAIVFDMIRRYLEYSGYRVTFAMNFTDIDDKIIQRAATLGLPPHELAEQLIDAWLDETAALNIKPATIYPRATQEIPTIIEMVKGLLVKGHAYTIDGDVYFRVLSFPEYGKLSHRTLEEMLAGARVEIDPRKEHPMDFALWKAAKPGEPAWDSPWGPGRPGWHIECSAMIYRHLGEQIDIHGGGADLIFPHHENEIAQSEAFTGKKPFVRYWLHNGLLQLGGEKMSKSIGNLITIRELLARNGAGPFRLLVLSSHYRSPLTFTEEAFEAATRGFDRLRLAVQGVEPAELPNRPEHELATLADATRLAFRQAMDDDFDTPVALARLFELARAINRARASGERLEAIRYAQFTLLELATVLGFRFDEQSTGRQSAEPFIDLLLDVRARLRAQRQWELADYIRGRLNELGVLVEDTPGGTTWRWT; this is encoded by the coding sequence TTGCGCGTGACGAACACGCTGACCCGAGAGAAGGAACAGTTCGAAACATTGGAGCCTGGGCACGTGCGCATGTATGTGTGCGGGCCGACCGTCTATAGCGATGCCCATATCGGTCATGCCATGTCAGCGATCGTCTTCGATATGATTCGCCGGTATCTCGAGTACAGCGGCTATCGTGTCACCTTCGCGATGAACTTCACCGACATCGACGACAAGATCATTCAGCGCGCCGCCACGCTCGGCCTGCCCCCTCATGAACTGGCTGAGCAACTCATCGATGCCTGGCTCGATGAGACAGCCGCGCTCAACATCAAACCGGCGACGATCTACCCCCGTGCCACTCAGGAGATACCGACCATCATCGAGATGGTCAAGGGTCTTCTCGTCAAAGGACATGCCTACACGATCGACGGAGATGTCTACTTCCGCGTTCTTTCGTTCCCGGAATACGGGAAACTCTCACACCGCACGCTGGAGGAGATGCTAGCCGGCGCCCGTGTCGAAATCGATCCCCGCAAGGAGCATCCCATGGACTTTGCTCTCTGGAAGGCTGCCAAACCGGGCGAGCCAGCGTGGGACAGTCCATGGGGCCCCGGACGCCCCGGATGGCATATCGAATGCAGCGCTATGATCTATCGGCATCTCGGTGAACAGATCGACATTCATGGCGGGGGAGCGGATCTCATTTTTCCCCACCACGAGAACGAAATCGCTCAATCCGAGGCTTTTACCGGAAAGAAGCCGTTCGTCCGTTACTGGCTGCACAATGGACTCCTCCAGCTCGGTGGCGAAAAGATGAGCAAATCGATCGGCAACTTGATCACCATTCGCGAACTCCTGGCGCGGAACGGTGCTGGCCCCTTCCGCTTGCTGGTGCTCAGCTCGCACTATCGTAGTCCCCTCACCTTCACCGAGGAAGCGTTCGAGGCAGCAACCCGAGGCTTCGATCGACTGCGGCTCGCTGTGCAGGGCGTCGAACCGGCTGAGTTACCGAACCGCCCGGAGCACGAACTCGCCACGCTCGCCGATGCGACGCGACTCGCCTTCCGTCAAGCCATGGACGACGACTTCGACACCCCTGTCGCGCTCGCCCGCCTTTTCGAGTTAGCCCGTGCCATCAATCGAGCACGAGCCTCTGGCGAGCGATTGGAGGCGATCCGCTACGCTCAGTTCACCTTACTCGAACTCGCGACTGTGCTCGGCTTCCGGTTCGACGAGCAATCGACCGGTCGCCAGTCAGCGGAACCCTTCATCGACCTTCTTCTCGACGTGCGAGCACGCTTACGGGCCCAGCGTCAATGGGAACTGGCGGACTACATTCGCGGTCGGCTCAACGAACTCGGCGTCCTCGTCGAGGATACACCGGGCGGAACGACCTGGCGTTGGACATGA
- the rlmB gene encoding 23S rRNA (guanosine(2251)-2'-O)-methyltransferase RlmB gives MRRLQPGRPSEYLYGRNAVAEALRGRRRHRRLFVASGIETHGRIVALMEAARVRGIPVIVIPRSELDRMVGSVNHQGVVLETSPYPYVDFATLLDPAPESIVLLLDHLQDPQNIATLLRTAEAAGVRGVVLPERRAAGITPAVVNASAGAVEHLQITLVTNLARAVDTLREHGYWIVALEPGPNAQSLFRAPLPLPLVLLVGAEGHGLSPVLLKRADVQVIIPMLGQIESLNAAVAGSIALYEIVRRLLGQESAEKTETRG, from the coding sequence ATGAGGCGGTTACAGCCCGGTCGGCCGAGCGAGTATCTCTACGGTCGTAACGCGGTCGCGGAAGCCCTCAGGGGACGGCGACGTCACCGACGACTCTTTGTCGCGAGCGGGATCGAGACGCATGGCCGTATCGTGGCGCTGATGGAAGCAGCGCGCGTCCGCGGTATTCCGGTCATCGTCATCCCGCGCAGCGAACTCGACCGGATGGTTGGCTCTGTCAATCACCAGGGGGTCGTTCTCGAGACCAGTCCGTACCCGTACGTCGATTTCGCGACGTTACTCGACCCGGCACCGGAGAGCATCGTCCTCCTGCTCGACCATCTGCAGGATCCCCAGAATATCGCGACCTTGCTCCGCACTGCTGAGGCGGCTGGCGTGCGTGGGGTCGTCCTGCCGGAACGGCGCGCTGCTGGTATCACGCCGGCCGTGGTCAACGCTTCAGCCGGAGCTGTCGAGCACCTCCAGATCACACTCGTCACCAACCTCGCTCGCGCGGTCGACACGCTCCGTGAGCACGGCTACTGGATCGTCGCCTTGGAACCGGGACCGAACGCCCAGTCGCTTTTCCGGGCTCCCTTGCCACTCCCGCTGGTTCTGCTGGTCGGCGCTGAGGGGCATGGCCTCTCACCGGTTCTCCTCAAACGAGCCGATGTACAAGTCATCATCCCGATGCTGGGACAAATCGAATCGCTCAATGCAGCCGTTGCCGGGTCGATCGCTCTTTACGAGATTGTCCGTCGGCTGTTGGGACAGGAATCCGCCGAAAAAACCGAGACACGAGGTTGA